In Ananas comosus cultivar F153 linkage group 10, ASM154086v1, whole genome shotgun sequence, the sequence tccgatgtgggactattggggcgttacaaactccccctgtttagaccctgacgtcctacTCGGGTCCAAACTAGATAACAGACAGACTAGGATGTAGCACTCTGCTCTCACATTTCCAGCTGGTATTCCGCTccgataccaaatgtaacgatccgacctgctagcaacaataactcctTGGGCCCAAGCCACCagctcaaaatatttaagcccgattattattactagcatataggcctcatataaactgatcgaaatcagtatcccatccgatgtggtaCTATTAGGACGTTACAACAATTAAAGCTAATATCAAAAGGAGTAATATTGATTCATTGTCGAAAGAGTCTCCAGCAGCTAGCTGGGGTCTTCAATAACATGGTTAGCATGAATAATAATGAgattaagggaaaaaaaaaaaagaaaaagaaaaaagtagtaAAAGGTTAAATATAGGTGAGCCCAAACCAGTTGGCCAAGACCTCATATTGCCTGGCCTGGTCCTATTCAACTCGGGCACGAGCATATGCATGCATATCTATGAATAGCACAAACTCTTTAATAGTCTCCTAAGCAAGAGACTAATAGATGGTGGAATATATACGAAGGTTTTATTTCTCTTCTGTATTCCATTTAggattaaattttagaatagtaTTTTGAGCGCTTAACAATTCCAAATAAAGGCCTTTAGGTATTTTGCCACTCAAGAGGCCCATGcttcaaattaaagttttaaatcataaattaaataataaacttCAACAGGAAGAAAAtcatgaagagagagagagagcgcgctaTTTTGTACTTTGCAAAGCTCTACTTAACTATGATATCACTAATATACTTCAAAATCTTAATTTGTCAGAGAACCAACAATACCTAGCATAGTTGGCTAAagatttgatgattggtactcgAGGTAATTCCAAATTCGAAGCTTAGTTGTTTCACCtttctaattaagtttatttctaaaaaattgaaCAAAGCAGATCTATCtctcactcaaaaaaaaaaaaacactcaagTTGGCGGAGATTAATATTTCAATATTGTATATTCTGTAGCTAGTATATAATCAAGCATActgaccatccctagagcaagtggcaaagggcttggtggttggtatccgagacccaagttcgaatcctagttgattcacatttccagctaaatttatttttaaatgaaataaacgaagcggggtagcgtgctacctatctctctcaaaaaaaaaaagaaaaaggtatataATCTGCAGGCATGAACCTCAGCTTCACCAAGAAGAGTTCATATATTGGTGTACCCTATCAATCAGGTATATATTCGCTCCATAATATATTGGAACAACAGCTGGTTCTAAATTCCTAAACATGTACAAAACCAAGCACACCTATCTCTCTTGCAACAAGCGAAGTCTcgtaccgaccgttcctagagcaagtggcaaaagacttggtggttggtacccgagacccaagttcgaatcctagttaattcacatttccagctaagtttatttctaaatgaaataaacgaagcggatagcatgctacatttctctcaaaaaaaaaaagcgaagtcTCATACATGCATGGCACATGACCTCTACTAGTTTAAAGCAAGAGTTATATATGATTAGTTTACAGGAGCTAGCCCCTTTGCTTTAAAGTAAACCATGTTTAATTAGAACCCCACTCTCtcataaaaaaggaaaagggtaATGAGCACTAAACAACATTATACAGCTTGTAGTGGATCTCTTTATTCTCCACCATTGTCCTCTCATGAtggtgtgtttggttccttgTCCTTGTCTACTAAAGGATAACTAATTTGGAGCTAGCACTACCCGTCCACTAACCCTATGTCTAATTTTTGATCATTATACATTCCATTTTTCAATAGTTTTAAACACTATAGAGCCCACATATAAATGTTGGTTGGTTACacgtatatattttatattcttccTCCTATTTGAAACTTAGTTCCCTTTAATGTAGTACTCTTAAAGAATTActaacacattttttttttttttttttttttgagagaaaggtagcacgctacttgcttcattcattaggcaaAAGAATTTGCCTACAAAGGGTGAGGCAGGTAGGGCCTCAAAGAGTGacaaaagtaaagaaagaggaactctaaaaatatctaaaaaaagcTAATTAAAAAGAGCACAAAGTCAAACAAATAAACGGCCTCACCCACGTCTACAAAAATCGGTCCACTCCTTTGCCAGTACACTAATACGATGTGCCATAGAGGTAGCATTCAAGGTAAGGTTTCAAAAAATGACGTTATTTCTCTCGCGCCACAACGTCCACCACAGGGCCGCCACTAGTATCTGAGGCTTCAGAGTGTCAGGCGCTATTACTAACACATTgttatgatttaatttttagtttttgttaATTTCTTAGAGAAGTAGGGCTTTGTCTTTTGTAGTAGTAATTCTCATTCTTTCAGGTCCCAATTGATGGAGATATTCTATTTATGTGTTTTGCCTTGAAAGCAAATTAAGGGCTTATCTGAAGGTGGTTGAATTACTTATATAGGTCACTAAGAAGCTTGAGAATAATGAGAAAAGAAATAGAGTAAAATATTAAAGAAGGGTTATGATCATTGAAGCATGCGAAAAAGCTTAGCTTATAATAGATTAATATCatcattactaattaatatacatatatagtctTCGATCATCGATCATACTCCTCAGTGGTACCCTTGATTCCTTGAccaaaactatatatttatttgaaattttacatacatAAATACATACGTTGACAGATACATACATTTCCCATACAATCATTTAAATTGAGAATTTTCTCGCTGCCGACCCGCCTAAATTATTCTGTGATCAACAAGTGGAAGTGGTTAAGAGTAATCTTATATTTTTGCTAGCTAATATGTTAATACTAAAGCATGTGGCACTGTGGCAGTGTTTAGCATACTTAATTCAAGTCATAAAGAGCAATAGTCACTATTAATAAGATAAGTTTACATACTTTGTCAACACCTTTTCTTTAtggggtatatatatattaaactaaaGCAAACCCACCAACACTTATGATCTCACACCCTAAAAATTCCACAAAGAAAGTGCTAACCCTCTCCTTTTACCCTTGAATTTGTTATGTAGTTAAATAGCTAGTGAGATACTTATTTGTCACATGCTAAGGAAGTGCTTGTCCAATTCTATCTCAAAAATCCCTCCAACCCACAAATAGTTTCTTTGTGCTTACAACTAAGCAAAGCTCcattctcttctctccctctctctctctctctctctctctctctctctctctctctctctctctctctctctctcaatttatGATCTTGAAGGAGAGAGAATTATTTTGTGACAAGAATTGCTTCTGTTCATAAGGTTTGATCATGGGGCCTAAGAGATCTACAATACTCTTTGTTCTCGTCACCGCGTCGATCCTCTCGACTTCATTTGCAGGTGAGTATTGTTAATTCAAAGGTACCCATGGTTCTGTTTCAAAAGATGACTTGTTACTTTGGCCTCATTTGAttcttgggaaaaaaaaatgaagaggtTATGAACATCTCAAGTTCTTTGGTTCAAATCAGAATCATTTTTGTCAAAAGAAAGTAACTGCAAACTAATTTTTGTTtggttaaatttttaacttaattctATATGTGATAAAGTTTCAAAACtttatcaatatttaaacatagcATTATACAACAAAAAGGagataaaattttgacttttacAGATAATTCAAGAATAGCATCAAATTTAGTTCTCTCtcaagtaatatatatatatatatataggagtttggttattagtttatattttggatataGAAGTTTGGTTattagtttatattttggattgCTCTTCTAACTGTATCCTCAAAAAGGCTTCTACGCCAAATTAACTTATCATTAAAAGGAAGCCAAAAAATGTTACCATATACATATAGAACTtttttgcactctttgagaatatatatatatatatagagagagagagagagagagagagtccataTAAATGAAACTAATTGAATATCATACTATTATGAGAAGTTAAAAAtgttatgaaaataaaaattagctaaaaatatataaaacttatctcaaCTATCACACTTTTGGATCCGACTACctaacctttaaaaattttaattttaccaccTGATCTTCTACTTCGTGTGATTTAAGTTAATTAGTGattttctaatttcaaattttgaatgcatcatttatctttatgaatttaattagtatattttatgcaatttacgtaactataaattcaataGAGTaggcaattattttaaatttgtatccAAAGAGCCATCATATCacttaaatcaaaaaattgaaaggttagatactgaaaattaaatttctaaaggTTAGATAATcgaatcaaaatgatctatagtttaTGTaagtttatacatttttacctaaaaataataaagaagcaTCTTCTCAATTTAAATTGTGTATGTTTGTTTCTTATCATGTACGTGTGAAGAGATTTCTCTTTGTATGCAGGAGGGCAAAGGAGATTTTTAGAGAAATATGCAGTGAAAGTGGAAACAAAAGTATTGCTATTTAATTCTCATACTTcattttttgcttttatattcCAAACTTATACCCTATTACATATGTGTAACAAAAtactagatttttttaaaaaaaagttgaagtttaTCATTAGAGAATCTGAGATCTCTATTATGAACATGCTTCTTTATGATCATTATTAGagaaaaattttcattattttcttctctttttttttttctaattacaCAAATTGATTTCAAATGTGTCACAGGAAATTACGAAAACGCCGTCGTATGAAGATGAAGTTGTTGTTCGCGCGAGAATTCTGAAAGTTCAAACAAATGATTATGGAAGCTATGACCCTTCTCCAAGTCTTGAGAAGCCTCCGTTTAAGCTTATACcgaattaaattaaatgttgTTATATTTAGTACCATATGTTATGGAATAATGAAGTGAATTATATATAGTTCCATCGAGCATCAGTATGCGAAAAATGTAGGAATGTTGTTGTAtacatatgcaatatatatgttttgtgACTGATGTGTACTTGTGAGTAAATTAAATTGCATGCACTTTATCATCTCTTTCTATAATATATGTAGTATTAATTAAATTGTTTTCCAATTTAATGTGACAATAAATACCTAAGAAAATTTAGAGCGCTTGAGttctaaacatagtgaatggtCTTACAACATGtaaatttttcttaatgaacaaaaaaaaacaataattttttgtgTGGAACAGGTGAATGAtctaaactttttgttttttgaaaaagaaaaagaagttgtTATTTGTAGTAAAGTTGTGTATAATTTCTTATTTCTAGTCGACCCATATTGTCGGAGTGAGAATTCGATGACAATTTATGTTAATTTTTCGTAAAACTGTGGAAATTCAAAAAGCGAGGAGATTTGTTAGTTGAGagtgaaaaagataaaaaaggaaGTGTAGagcaaaaaaaatgaaaaaaataatatttctcatttcaaaatattatttctcatttcaaaataaaatatttcgcTTATTCGCCCTTCTCGAGGCCCTGCtgtctcacccatgtagcttagtTCATCGTCTAATTgaatgaaacgggtagcgtgctacctttttctcaaaaaaaaatattaactccCTTAAATTGAGATActaagcttcttttttttttttgaaaaatgaatGCTCATTGTCTAATTgaatgaaacgggtagcgtgctacctttttctcaaaaaaaaatattaactccCTTAAATTGAGAtgttaagcttttttttttttttgaaaaatgaatGCTTGGAGTTAAAGTCATTCCAAAGGTCTTTTCATGAAGTATATATATCAGGGCAAATCTTAACTAAAATATTTTCGGCCgtttattttgagactactcattcactagacaaatataattaaaaaattatgacatttgatttttaaataattctaataacgtagatcatgtctaacggagctAATCATCGAATCAGATGTTCTATcactgaaaacaacttacaagtacggagacCTCTATACTTTTGAAAGCGTAGGAgacatattctctctctctctctttctctctctctctctctctctctctctagcaataTGAATTCCCTTAGAAATTGTTAAAACAACCGCGCACACAAAAAaaacaacaagaagaagaagcactgtagaaatataaattagaaCAAGAGCAAAGCTACATAAtattaatttgcaaaaaaattataaaccatTTAAAGCATAATTTACAAAcagaagaataaaaagaaattataatatgTTCATTCCATTTGCAATCACATATTAATGAGCTAGGTCTATGTCCATGATTATTGAATATCTTATTAATgccaataatatttttagcatGAAATAGTCGAAGCTATTTTATGACAATGTGGCTTAATGGGTCGAGTTTGAGCTCAATATTAATAAGgggtttaaatttaaatcttaagcTAGGTAATGTCCAAAACCTGGCCCAACAAAAAGAGGCCCATGGGCCTGGGCAATAATTGGGCCGACAATCCCGCGTAGTTGCGACTTCgtctaagggcatgtttggttggacAAAGCTCTAAGCATGATGAATTGGCGGAACCTCTTTTCGTGTATACCGACTACGACACTGTGCGTGTGGGAGGTGAAGTCGACAGCTCTGATCATACCGAAACTAGCAACCTATGCTGGATTGACAAAGGCATGTACGTATATAAATAGaaagctaaattataaaaaatctcTATGTGAAtgttccttttttaatttttacttcaAGACTGTGAGACCCCGATTTCTGTCAGTGGGGACTTGTCGACAGCTttggagagtgtcgagacaagcccgagtcgcgttggcgtcaaatagacgcgaAGCGGACTCCGTGCGATGCGAGGGCAGCATTCTGTGTGAAAATCTGCGAAATTGCAGGATTTTTActctgttgtaccggtacaaggttagtgctgtaccggtacaaccatcatggaaagtcgcttgctgtaccggtacaagggtccatttgtaccggtacagagcgtGCGACAGAACtcagttgctctcgggtttggccttgtaccggtacagcaatccatgtaccggtacaagggagttGGTAAGGGCTAAATCCGTAATTTTTCTACCTCGTTTGTAACGattccttccctctctctctatatcagTTGGAAACCGAacagaggaagagagagaaggcttttgtgctttcttctttctctctctctctaagcttggTGGAGGTGGAGCACGGTTGAGCCGGGgattcgccgacgtcgcgccgcgagccgttcgagcgAGCGTTTGTTGCCGGGGTCATAGGCTTCCATAATCATTTGTTTGAACTTTAGAATCTCGGCGTCGAACAAACAATTCATCTTCATACACGGCGTTCTGTAATTTTCTTGAcacattttaaataaatttttgaatagaaaaataaaaaaggaaaaaaaataatgaagtaATTGTTCtcttaattaatatcaaaagaACATTCATAAAGAGATTCTTCAGTTCTCTAATTGTATACAcacttaaactttttaaaaacttatatttgtCATCATCATAAGTATTATATTAAATTGGAAcataaaagcaaaaaattaagatataaattaaatacaatACTTTGTTCATTTCACTCTATTTTCTCTATAAAATCTCCTATTGCTCCTCTTTCGGCATACAAAATATAATTCTCTTCACCATAATAGAATACAAACATTACagtcaattaaattgaaatGATGCTTACTTTAATATTAgtaaaatatgtaaataaacTTACTTGACATCATAATCATTGATTCGATTATtaatcttaaaaataattttagaatctaacctttcaatttgatTTAAGTGATTATGTTATCTCTTggatatcaaattaaaaaaattactacttTCTGTTGAATATATAGTTAGTaaattgtataaatatttatcatctattAAATCTCATAATAGATAATATGATGTTGCAttcataaatttgaaatttagaaaatcACAATTAAGCTAAAGTACACATGTACTAAGTAGTGAAGATCAgttgtaaaattaaatatttttaaagttatattCATCCAAAAAAGGTTAgtatatatttagttttataagcatttttttatcttaattttttcattttcctaACATTTTTAACTTCATAATAGTATTATATTGGATTAGTTCATTATATATGGactcataatatataatatattatttatatatataatatatatatatattttaatatattatatatatatattcaaaagttaaaaaagtctactgttatatttgaaatttttatggCGTTCCTTTAATGATACAGTTAATTGCTAGAAGCTTTTTGAGACTAATCTGTTAAGATTGccaatccaaaatataaaccTAATAACGCAAACTTCTATATAATAACTATAGACTTAAGATTAACAAATGTGATGCTATTTCTATTATCTGTAAAAGTCAATAATTTATCTCCTTTTGTTATGAATCatgtttaaaaatattgataaagtTGAAACATTATCACATATAGATATTTAACGTTAAAAATTAAACATCAACAAATTCATGTTGCATTAACTGTTCTTTGACAAAATAATATTCTGATTTAACCAAAGAATTAAAAGTTCATAACcttcttcatttttttcccAAAATCAAATGAGCCCAAAGTAACAATCATCTTTTGAAACAGAAACCATGGTACCTGATTAACAATACCACTGCTGCAAATGAAGTCGAGAGGATCGACACGGGTGAACGAGAACAAAGAGTATTAGTAGATCTCTTAGCCCCATGATCAAACTATAACAAAGCAATTCTTGTCACAAATAATTCTCTCTCCTTCAAGATCAAAATTGAGAGAAgaagataagagagagagaagaagagagagaagagaatgaCTTGCTCGTTGAAGCACAAAGAAACATTTTGTGGTGCAGATTTGAATAAATTGACAAGCACTTTCCTAgcattgtaaaaataaatttcactaCATTAACTACAAACAAACAAGTAAAGAGAGGGTAAAGCAGCTTTCTCATTGTGGAATTTTTAGGTTGAGATATAATGTGTTGGGTTTTTCTTagttttacataatatataccATAAAGCAAAAGTTTGACAAAGGATAAATATCTTATTAAATGACTATTGCAATATGACTAATTAAGTATGCTAAACACTGCCCCCAGTGCCACATGCTTAGAAACATATAACtagcaaaaattaaaataccttaTTAACCAACTCCACTTGTATACACTAGAAAATTTAGCCGGGTCGGAGCGAGATATTCCAATTAAATGATTGTATGGAAATGTATGTATCGTCAACGAATGTACTCTTATATGTAAAATcaaattatcatatattttcGCAAGGAATCAAGGAACCACTGAGGATAGATCGAATCGAAGATCGAAGACTATGTATATAATAGTAAGATACATAGTAATCATTATAACGCTAAGCTTTCGCAGCTCAATGAACATAACCCTCTTCTatatttactctattttttctcATTATCCAACATCTATGAACCTATAAAGTAATTCAACACCTTCAAAAGCCCTTAATCACTGTTCTAGGAAAACACATAAATAAACAATCTCCATCTAATTGGGACCTGAAAGAAGATAATTCCTACTACAAAAGACAAGCCTCTtctctaaaaattaaaagttaaaacaaaataaaccaTAACTAATGTGTGTACGCCGACCACTCGACCTCAGATACTATGGCGACTCCTGGGTGGACGTGTCGCGAAAAATAATTCTTTCGCAACCTTACTTTGCATCTACCTCTAGGCACACTCGTATTAGTACGGAAAGTGGACGCGATGTTGTAGACGTGGAGCCGTTATTTGTTCGAACTTGTGGCTCTTTTAACTTAATTACATTTCTTCAATATTTTAGAATTCCATCTTTCTTATACTTTGTCACTTCTTGAGCCCAACCTCCTCACCCTTTGTAGCAAAATCATTTGCCTAGAACTAAAGCAAGTAGCGTGCACCTTCTCtccgtcaaaaaaaaaaaaaaaaaacaatgtgtTAGTAATTCTTAAGAGTATACATTAAAGGATAATTTCAAATAGATAAGAAATTAGAATATATACATGTAACCACCAACATTATAATTGGCTCTATAGTTAAAACATTGAAAAAATGATGTATAATGACAAAAATTAGACAAGGTAGTGGCGAGTAGTGCTACTCAATAGTTATCCATTATAGACAGAACAAGAACCAAACACAAAATGACACGACAATGGTGAGAATAAAGAATCCATCTACAACTGTATAAGTTGTTTATATCCATCtaccttttcctttttattaaaGGGGTTTAAAAACATGTATCTTAAAGCCAAAGGGCTAGCTCCTGTAAACTAACATATATAACTCTTGCTAGCTTTAAACTAGTAAGGGGCAATGTGCATGCTGTATGAACTTcgctttttttgagagagataggtagtacgctatccgcttcgtttatttcatttagaaataaatttagctggaaatgtgaattaactaggattcgaacttgagtctcagataccaaccatcaagttctttgtcacttgctttaaGGACAGtcggttgaaaaaaaaattgttatttgcAGTAAACTTgtatataatttcttatttcTAGTCGACCCATATTGTCGGAGTAAGAATTCGGTGataatttatgtttatttttcgcAATACTGTGGAAATTCAAAAGGCGAGGAGATTTGTTAGTTgaaagtgaaaaagagaaaaaaggaagtgtagagcaaaataataataataataatatttctcatttcaaaatattaactCACTTAAATTGAGATactaaacatttttttttgaaaaatgaaagCTTGAAGTTAAAGTCATTCCAAAGGTCTTttcatgaaatatatatataagggcaaatcttaactaaaatattttcggccgtttattttgagactactcaTTTACTAGAcaaatgtaattaaaaaattatgacatttgatttttaaataattctaataacgtagatcatgtctaacggagctgatcatcGAATCAGATGTCCTATcactgaaaacaacttacaagtgcgaaaatctctatactttcgaaagcgtAAGAggcgtactctctctctctctctctctctctctctctctctctctctctctctctctctctagcaataTGAATTCTCTTAGAAATTGTTAAAACAACCACGCACACAAAAAaaacaacaagaagaagaagcactgtagaaatataaattagaaCAAGAGCAAAGCTACATAAtattaatttgcaaaaaaattataaaccatTTAAAGCATAATTTACAAAcagaagaataaaaagaaattataatatgTTCATTCCATTTGCAATCACATATTAATGATGAGCTAGGTCTACGTCCATGACTATTGAATATTATCTTATTAatgtcaataatatttttagcatGAAATAATCGAAGCTATTTTATGACAATGTGGCTTAATGGGTGGAATTTGAGCTCAATATTAATAAGgggtttaaatttaaatcttaagcTAGGTAATGTCCAATACCTGGCCCAACAAAAAGAGGCCCATGGGCCTGGGCAATAATTGGGCCGACAATCCCGCGTAGCATTTGCGACTTCgtctaagggcatgtttggttggacAAAGCTCTGAGTATGACGAATTGGCGGAACCTCTTTTCGTGTATACCGACTCCGACACTGCGTGTGGGAGGTGAAGTCGACAGCTCTGATCATACCGAAACTAGCAACCTACGCTGGATCGATAAAAGCATGTATGTACATAaatataaggctaaattacaaaaaaatctttctgtaaatatctatttttttatttttacttcaagactttcaaaaacctatattttgcccccttaaaattttaagttgttgcatttaatCCCCCTTTATCAGAATTTCATCACTATTCCGtccattttttgtattttatatcgAAAATGCGCTTCAAAATgccagaaatatatttaaaagttattatttttttttatagaaaaaataagggtaatttgatcattttgccctctccattaacATCGTATCCTccgaaaatatttctgaaatctTACgagggcaaaatgtaggtttttgaaagctaaaaagaaaaggtgaaaaaacaaacgaatatttataaaaagattttctttaatttagcctaaataaaATGATACACTGATTAAACAACATCTAAACCAGGAAGAAACTAAGTAACATATAATAATAgtggataataataataataataataataagaagggGTCTCCATCCAGAATCTGAATCTTTGAGATTCGTGCAAGTTGCAGGAacattgatgatgatgatgatgatgatgctttgTGCCAACATTTAATTAATGCTGCAACTGCATCTCCAGATGCGTGTGTACATGAAGAACCAAGTAAATGGTGTTAGCTTTGGTTGCTTTTGTTATTATTAATGCTTAAATTGTAAGAAAATGATGGGTCAGCTATGGAAGAATAAACATGTGGCCCATTAATTTGATGCCTCTCTTTGCCAAAACTTTATATACAtgttcatatatttatatactttttttgaaTACATCTCATTTTAAATTTTCCCgctttttataataaaaatacacaGAAAACTATCGTCAATAGCTGTTACAAAGAATTACCAAAacatattttgatattattactattgtatttaataataatttaaatatttttattccgCTAATAGTTAAAATTGCTTTGGCGCCTCTTATTCTAAAAGCCAATGATAATTATCATTGCCGAATAAGTTTATTGAACAAGACTACTATGTGGTAATTGGTTCTGCTAGAGCTAGTTTTGATACTGCCAGAGCAAATACGTTATATCTagctatgatttaaaattttgaattggtaAGAAAAATAAACTTATTTTAGCGTGACATAAAAGCAAGTAAGTGCGTAATTTAACAAATCGAAAAGATACCGGACACAATTCGAAATATTTTCTAAGTTATGAAGGGGGAACAACAACGAATACGAATGTTTCACGAAAAGTAAAGAGGggcataataatttttttggctaTAAATCATGATTTTTGTTGTTTCATCCACATAGCTTTACTTTCGGTCGAATCTAAAACTTTTTAAAGATAACGTAATTGACTTAATCTCACTCACGCCATaatcaattacaaaaaaaagaataaaataataaaatattaatccaTCTTTCATACATCCGTTTTTTACGACATTCATATGCTGCAAAACAAAcagtaaaattagaaaaattcagATTGaacaattatataaaaaaaaaagcagaagaaagtataatttttatctaaaa encodes:
- the LOC109716079 gene encoding uncharacterized protein LOC109716079, coding for MGPKRSTILFVLVTASILSTSFAGGQRRFLEKYAVKVETKEITKTPSYEDEVVVRARILKVQTNDYGSYDPSPSLEKPPFKLIPN